Proteins from one Sulfolobales archaeon genomic window:
- the glmS gene encoding glutamine--fructose-6-phosphate transaminase (isomerizing) — MCGIIGVTLARQGVLGRGLGEIIGEILKRLEYRGYDSVGYALITSKGDLIVRKAKGKIDELYEKLEFSKHDGICGFGHTRWATHGPPSDKNAHPHSDCDGCILVVHNGVIQNYQELREILSEEGHEIRSDTDTELIAHLIEKHYKETGDMLEALRRTVSNLKGAYAFLSINCRDKRIYFAKNLSPLIIGLGSEFNMIASDIPAVLGYTSRVIVLRDGELGYISPEEVYIEDFYGRSQNISERIRYVEWQPEMISRGGFRHFMLKEIFEQPTAILQTLAGLKDQIPKIMRILRESNRIFITGAGSSYHAGLVLDYALKLYLGISSTAFIASEIALYEKVFKEEDLLIAISQSGETIDTLSAVRIAKERGAKVLAISNVIESAIPRESDYVLYTRAGPEIGVGATKTFTTQVASLLYLVGEIARGMGLGIGELLIREILSSPEYIEKSLGEIDRMAEKLAEILESKTSSYVLGRDASMPVSMEGALKLKEIAYIHAEAYPAGESKHGPIALVEKDFPVFFTVFGFRDHDPIISNVEEMKARNAMIISIQPRDYDRLSKLSDFTFPMPRMRTIAASIPYVIPYQLTAYHLAVRRGFDPDKPRNLAKTVTVE, encoded by the coding sequence GTGTGCGGGATCATAGGCGTTACTCTGGCTAGACAAGGAGTTCTAGGTAGAGGACTTGGCGAGATCATAGGAGAGATTCTTAAAAGACTAGAGTATAGAGGATATGACTCTGTAGGATACGCTCTCATAACCTCGAAAGGAGATCTTATTGTTAGAAAAGCTAAGGGGAAGATAGATGAGCTCTACGAAAAACTTGAGTTCAGCAAGCATGATGGTATCTGCGGATTCGGTCATACTAGATGGGCTACCCATGGTCCTCCCTCTGATAAGAATGCACATCCACATAGTGATTGCGATGGTTGCATACTTGTCGTGCATAACGGTGTTATCCAGAACTATCAGGAGTTGAGAGAGATCCTATCTGAGGAAGGGCATGAGATTAGAAGTGATACAGATACAGAGCTAATAGCACATCTTATCGAGAAACACTATAAAGAAACAGGAGACATGTTAGAAGCTCTCAGAAGAACTGTATCAAATCTTAAAGGTGCTTACGCATTTTTATCTATAAACTGCCGGGATAAGAGAATATATTTCGCGAAAAATCTCTCTCCTCTGATAATAGGCTTAGGCAGCGAGTTTAATATGATCGCAAGCGATATACCCGCGGTTCTAGGGTATACTAGCAGAGTTATTGTTCTCAGAGATGGAGAGCTAGGCTATATATCTCCTGAAGAAGTTTACATCGAGGATTTCTATGGAAGGTCTCAGAATATCTCAGAGAGAATCAGATATGTGGAATGGCAGCCTGAGATGATTAGTAGAGGAGGTTTCAGACATTTCATGTTAAAAGAAATATTCGAGCAACCCACGGCTATTCTCCAGACTCTGGCGGGTTTAAAAGATCAGATTCCAAAGATCATGAGAATCCTCAGAGAGTCTAATAGGATCTTCATAACAGGAGCTGGATCCTCGTACCACGCAGGACTTGTGCTAGACTATGCTCTGAAACTTTATCTCGGCATCTCCTCAACAGCTTTCATAGCGAGTGAGATAGCTCTCTACGAGAAAGTCTTCAAAGAAGAAGATCTGTTAATAGCTATAAGTCAGAGTGGCGAGACTATAGACACTTTATCGGCTGTGAGAATAGCAAAAGAAAGAGGTGCAAAGGTTCTCGCCATATCTAATGTTATCGAGAGTGCTATACCTAGAGAATCTGATTATGTACTATACACCAGAGCAGGACCAGAGATCGGTGTAGGAGCTACGAAGACTTTCACAACACAAGTTGCATCACTATTATATCTTGTTGGAGAAATCGCGAGAGGAATGGGGCTAGGTATTGGAGAGCTTTTAATCAGAGAGATTCTTTCATCGCCTGAGTATATTGAGAAGAGTCTTGGAGAGATCGATAGAATGGCTGAGAAGCTTGCGGAGATTCTAGAGAGTAAGACCAGCTCCTACGTGCTTGGAAGAGATGCTTCTATGCCAGTATCAATGGAGGGTGCTCTTAAGCTTAAAGAGATAGCCTATATTCATGCGGAGGCTTATCCTGCTGGAGAGAGTAAGCATGGTCCTATAGCCTTGGTCGAGAAAGATTTTCCAGTATTCTTCACAGTATTCGGCTTCCGAGATCATGATCCTATAATAAGTAATGTTGAAGAAATGAAAGCTAGAAATGCCATGATCATAAGCATCCAGCCTAGAGACTATGACAGGCTATCAAAACTCTCAGACTTCACATTTCCAATGCCTAGAATGAGAACAATTGCAGCATCAATACCATACGTGATACCGTACCAGCTTACAGCATATCATCTCGCAGTTAGAAGAGGTTTCGATCCTGACAAACCTAGAAATCTTGCTAAAACAGTTACCGTAGAATAG
- a CDS encoding metal-dependent transcriptional regulator gives MRRNTRYGKGFEDYLEAIYRLKLAGAKITVTSISKDLNVKPSSVVEQLEKLSRMKLIIYRKRSERRPIIMLTKRGERIAKKIYDKHSVLKKFLMNILKLPEEIAEIDACSIEHYLHRETVERLSKLYDFMIEEFSRNPTLLDKFTEILKSSNSGKTLKTSGINPEASGGGLDQWKY, from the coding sequence ATGAGAAGAAACACAAGATACGGGAAAGGATTCGAGGATTATCTAGAGGCAATATACAGGCTTAAGCTGGCTGGTGCTAAGATTACTGTGACTAGTATAAGCAAGGATCTCAATGTCAAACCTTCTTCAGTAGTCGAGCAACTGGAAAAACTCTCCAGAATGAAGCTTATAATATATAGAAAGAGATCTGAGAGAAGACCTATTATAATGCTCACTAAAAGAGGAGAGAGAATTGCTAAGAAGATCTATGATAAGCATAGTGTTCTTAAGAAGTTTCTTATGAACATACTCAAGCTACCAGAAGAAATAGCTGAAATAGATGCATGTTCTATAGAGCACTATCTTCACAGAGAAACTGTAGAGAGACTCTCAAAACTCTACGACTTCATGATTGAAGAGTTCTCAAGAAATCCTACTCTACTAGATAAATTTACCGAAATACTAAAATCCTCGAACAGCGGAAAAACTCTAAAAACTAGTGGGATAAACCCTGAGGCATCTGGTGGAGGTTTGGATCAGTGGAAATACTAG
- a CDS encoding QueT transporter family protein: MDLVRAGIVTVLYAGLTLVLQPISYGPVQVRISDALSILPYIPWYGFNAVIGLTLGTLIANMISPYGFYDMILGTLTNLIYSLIAWVLGRILYPSLWGMVIVVLEEIIITAFMIGYVLLHIIYQVPLEIAFLGVLIGSCISQGVLGFSLGLLIIRRGRQR, from the coding sequence GTGGATCTTGTTAGAGCAGGTATTGTAACAGTGCTATATGCAGGACTTACTCTGGTTCTTCAGCCTATAAGCTATGGTCCTGTTCAGGTGAGGATCTCTGATGCTCTTAGTATTCTACCGTACATACCCTGGTACGGTTTCAACGCGGTTATAGGTCTTACTCTAGGTACTCTGATAGCTAACATGATCTCTCCCTACGGCTTTTACGACATGATCTTAGGAACTCTAACAAACCTCATATACTCTCTAATAGCATGGGTTCTCGGAAGGATTTTATACCCATCTCTCTGGGGGATGGTGATAGTGGTTTTAGAAGAGATTATTATAACAGCTTTTATGATAGGATACGTGCTTCTCCACATAATATATCAAGTTCCTCTTGAGATAGCATTTCTCGGTGTTCTGATTGGAAGCTGTATTAGTCAAGGTGTTCTAGGTTTTTCGCTTGGATTATTAATTATTAGAAGGGGTAGACAGAGATAA
- a CDS encoding ABC transporter ATP-binding protein, with protein MTLGGSDILRGISFRTEEGLIMLIGSNGSGKTTLLKTLAGLIESFRGSLRINERDIRSMKRKEIARLIGFVWQNPYYGFIEPRVYDEIILITRILNEKNYDKEIIERLVDPQLFNRDPFTLSGGEAKRVSIASILIMDQPIWLLDEPFDYLDMKGVIDLIDLIREKRRRKIIIISSVNTGYIRLIEPDKIMLLERGELKYFGDAEHIEDKILESSGVMSRRMICGE; from the coding sequence GTGACTCTCGGGGGTAGTGATATTCTCAGAGGTATCAGCTTTAGAACTGAAGAAGGTCTTATAATGCTAATAGGATCCAATGGATCTGGTAAAACAACACTTCTGAAAACACTTGCAGGATTAATAGAGAGTTTCAGAGGATCTCTGAGAATCAATGAGAGAGATATAAGAAGTATGAAGAGAAAAGAGATAGCAAGACTCATAGGCTTCGTATGGCAGAATCCCTACTACGGCTTTATAGAGCCTAGAGTCTATGACGAGATAATCCTGATAACCAGGATTCTAAATGAAAAGAACTATGATAAAGAGATCATAGAAAGACTTGTAGATCCACAGCTCTTCAACAGAGACCCTTTTACTTTGAGCGGTGGTGAAGCTAAGAGAGTTTCTATTGCAAGCATACTTATAATGGATCAGCCTATATGGCTTCTTGACGAGCCTTTCGACTATCTTGATATGAAGGGCGTGATAGATCTGATAGATTTAATAAGAGAAAAAAGACGGAGAAAGATCATCATAATATCATCTGTTAACACAGGATACATAAGATTGATTGAGCCGGATAAGATAATGCTACTTGAGAGAGGAGAGCTAAAGTATTTTGGAGATGCAGAGCATATTGAAGATAAGATCTTAGAGAGTTCTGGTGTTATGTCTAGGAGGATGATATGCGGTGAGTAG
- a CDS encoding saccharopine dehydrogenase C-terminal domain-containing protein encodes MKALGLAGLGRVGLRSLKILTRYMRGLELIVFDRDPSRLELLRDFENTRFIPVKDVNEIARHLSEIDLLMIALPSREAYKLLRSAASRCVDIIDVSYQQSDPYDLERTFLDCGRIYIPDAGYAPGYSNLLAGYAQNIVESLESLEIYVGGIPSRNIPPIGYTITWSAEDLLEEYMRPAKIVRDGSIIEVDPLEQIGFIEIEGLGSLEWFYSDGLHTMLRNIKARNMFEATLRWPGHIETFRILKNLGFLDRERISIGGEEIEIYRITAEILERRLRINAEDIAILLVRARGSRGLYEEFIMMRGKPEDPATTRFTSIVFASTTLLVARERSRFRSGVHPLEDLYTYKDYFERMLLENQPEKDLISIVKRRI; translated from the coding sequence ATGAAAGCCCTGGGATTGGCAGGTCTTGGGAGAGTTGGGCTAAGAAGTTTGAAGATTCTAACGAGATACATGAGAGGATTAGAATTAATAGTATTCGATAGAGATCCCAGCAGATTAGAGCTTCTCAGAGATTTTGAGAATACAAGATTTATACCTGTTAAAGACGTGAACGAGATAGCAAGACACCTCAGTGAAATAGATCTTTTAATGATAGCTCTTCCATCTAGAGAAGCTTATAAGCTGCTGAGATCTGCTGCCTCAAGATGTGTTGATATCATAGATGTATCATATCAACAATCAGATCCATATGATCTCGAGAGAACATTCTTAGATTGTGGCAGGATCTATATACCTGATGCAGGATATGCTCCTGGTTATAGTAATCTGCTGGCAGGATATGCTCAGAATATTGTGGAGAGTCTAGAGTCTCTGGAGATATATGTTGGAGGAATACCATCTAGAAATATACCTCCTATAGGGTACACTATAACCTGGAGTGCCGAGGATCTTTTGGAGGAGTATATGAGACCTGCAAAAATAGTTAGAGATGGAAGTATTATAGAGGTAGATCCTCTAGAGCAGATAGGATTCATAGAGATAGAGGGTTTAGGAAGTCTCGAGTGGTTCTATAGTGATGGACTTCATACAATGCTCAGAAATATAAAAGCTAGAAACATGTTCGAAGCAACATTAAGATGGCCGGGTCATATAGAGACCTTCAGAATATTAAAGAATCTCGGCTTTCTAGATAGGGAGAGAATCAGTATAGGAGGTGAGGAGATAGAGATCTATAGGATCACCGCAGAGATTCTAGAGAGAAGATTAAGAATCAATGCAGAAGATATAGCGATACTTCTCGTGAGAGCAAGAGGCTCTCGAGGATTATATGAAGAGTTTATCATGATGCGTGGAAAACCTGAAGATCCTGCAACAACGAGATTTACAAGTATAGTATTCGCGTCGACAACTCTCCTAGTAGCTAGAGAGAGGAGCAGGTTTAGAAGTGGTGTTCATCCTCTTGAGGATCTCTATACCTATAAAGATTATTTCGAGAGAATGCTTTTAGAGAACCAGCCTGAAAAAGATTTAATTAGCATAGTGAAGAGAAGGATCTAG
- the nth gene encoding endonuclease III: protein MKTPTSSIADRVSGSEILRILSENLMIDWKQYTALVAKRFSDGSLFPILVGVILSQNTNDRNSIKAYMLLRERIGVKIEDILRASLEEIEELIKPAGLWKQKAEAIKRSAEVIRDLGGEEFLAREDPEKIRMKLLEIKGVGKKTVDVFLSVARRAPYFAVDTHAMRIALRWGLVKRRNYDEASKALREYFGSDNAEKAHQLLIALGRRYCRARKPLCSECFLKSICPSSPYSYK from the coding sequence ATGAAAACTCCTACGAGTTCAATAGCAGATCGTGTTAGTGGCTCTGAGATTCTGAGGATACTCTCTGAAAACCTTATGATAGACTGGAAGCAGTACACAGCACTAGTAGCTAAGAGATTTAGCGATGGCAGTCTATTCCCCATACTAGTAGGAGTTATACTCAGTCAGAACACTAATGATAGAAACTCTATCAAGGCGTACATGCTGTTGAGAGAGAGAATCGGAGTTAAGATCGAGGATATACTTAGAGCCAGCTTAGAAGAAATAGAAGAGCTTATAAAACCTGCAGGTCTTTGGAAGCAGAAGGCTGAAGCCATCAAAAGATCAGCGGAGGTAATAAGAGATCTAGGTGGTGAAGAATTTCTAGCAAGAGAAGATCCTGAGAAGATTCGAATGAAGCTTCTCGAGATCAAAGGAGTAGGAAAGAAAACAGTAGATGTATTTCTATCGGTAGCAAGAAGAGCACCATACTTCGCAGTAGATACCCATGCCATGAGAATAGCACTGAGATGGGGGCTTGTGAAGAGAAGAAACTATGATGAAGCTTCAAAAGCTCTCAGAGAATATTTCGGGTCAGATAACGCGGAGAAGGCACACCAACTACTCATAGCACTTGGTAGAAGATATTGTAGAGCGAGAAAGCCTTTATGTAGTGAGTGCTTTCTAAAGAGTATATGCCCTAGCTCACCGTATTCGTATAAATAG
- a CDS encoding DUF2153 family protein, producing the protein MAQMLLANLDEWVKMQKRTLDAFKQLNEEIAAGGDRLQIVLATRAVFQHMIRTLRAFDQWLQDPVILSSLDKPSLEQVWKATYDIAVKLIELDITHTSSFRELAAGMLKEGKITPLMSLRLGSVSSEEGEKERRTPIVTM; encoded by the coding sequence ATGGCTCAAATGTTACTAGCTAACCTAGATGAATGGGTTAAGATGCAGAAGAGAACACTAGATGCATTCAAACAATTAAATGAGGAGATCGCAGCAGGAGGAGACAGACTTCAGATAGTACTCGCAACAAGAGCTGTATTCCAGCACATGATAAGAACTCTAAGAGCATTCGATCAATGGCTTCAGGATCCTGTCATACTCTCAAGTCTTGACAAGCCGAGTCTGGAGCAGGTTTGGAAGGCTACCTATGATATAGCTGTGAAGCTTATAGAACTAGACATAACGCATACCTCAAGCTTTAGAGAGCTGGCAGCTGGAATGCTTAAAGAGGGTAAGATAACACCTCTGATGTCTCTAAGACTGGGTTCTGTCTCCTCCGAGGAAGGAGAGAAAGAGAGAAGAACACCTATAGTCACCATGTAA
- a CDS encoding Trm112 family protein, translated as MKYRLLDLLACPMCKNFPLKLIVFSRNTYKRDFKGRKPLCELWCSFTSREIKEFKKEGVEPPCEECFRYEVAEGILICSKCGRWYPIIGEIPRMLPDEYRKKKDDIEFLKKYKDQIPEEVVLRGLPYNLSSEQS; from the coding sequence ATGAAGTACAGACTTCTAGACCTTCTAGCATGTCCTATGTGTAAGAACTTTCCCTTAAAGCTTATAGTATTCAGCAGAAATACTTACAAGAGAGATTTCAAAGGTAGAAAACCTCTCTGCGAGCTCTGGTGCTCGTTTACCTCTAGAGAGATTAAGGAATTCAAAAAAGAAGGTGTAGAACCTCCCTGCGAAGAGTGCTTCAGATATGAGGTTGCCGAGGGAATTCTAATATGTAGCAAATGTGGTAGATGGTATCCTATCATAGGTGAGATACCTAGAATGCTTCCAGATGAGTATAGGAAGAAGAAAGATGATATAGAGTTTCTAAAGAAATATAAGGATCAGATCCCCGAGGAAGTGGTATTAAGAGGACTTCCATATAATCTCTCAAGCGAGCAGAGTTAG
- the glmM gene encoding phosphoglucosamine mutase: protein MKRLFGTDGVRGVFNAEMDPFMAMRLAMAIGSYLKKGSRVLIGRDGRAGSETIYLAAAAGLIASGVKVYGTGITPTPALQINVRDRGYDAGVMVTASHNPPEYVGMKLVMSDGVEAPREVEEEIEKIFYEMSFRKIPWTEVQYSMARDDYVNEYYVEKVVELVDRDRIRSMNYKVVVDPANSSGLATTPEILRRLGVKVFTINADPSPIPWRLYEPTPDTITDLRSVTRELKADLGVAFDGDADRAMFVDRFGEAYWGDRDAILLSKHILLNRRSKMPKRVVTAVSSSMLVEDLLKPYGVEVVWTRVGSVVIARELLRLGGGLCGFEENTGFIYPEHQYVRDGGAKTALMLEYMAFEKRGLDELMSELPKTYVIKTKSPTNPAKTEKVVEELKRMYSGERQITVDGVKVIGRDYWFLVRASGTEPVLRIMIEALSRETAERILGEIKSVVDRL, encoded by the coding sequence ATGAAGAGATTGTTCGGAACTGATGGAGTGAGAGGTGTATTTAACGCTGAAATGGATCCTTTCATGGCTATGAGACTTGCAATGGCTATAGGAAGCTATCTGAAGAAAGGATCCAGAGTTCTAATAGGAAGAGATGGTAGAGCGGGTTCAGAAACAATATACCTAGCAGCTGCAGCAGGTCTCATCGCCTCAGGTGTTAAGGTTTATGGAACAGGTATAACACCTACACCAGCTCTACAGATTAATGTGAGAGATAGAGGTTATGATGCTGGTGTGATGGTTACAGCAAGTCATAATCCTCCAGAATATGTGGGTATGAAACTTGTTATGAGCGATGGTGTCGAAGCTCCTAGAGAAGTTGAAGAGGAGATTGAGAAGATATTCTATGAAATGAGCTTCAGAAAAATACCCTGGACCGAGGTTCAGTATAGCATGGCTAGAGATGACTATGTCAACGAGTACTATGTGGAGAAAGTAGTAGAACTCGTGGATAGAGACAGGATCCGCTCTATGAATTATAAGGTTGTAGTGGATCCTGCCAATAGTTCTGGGCTTGCTACAACTCCAGAAATACTTAGAAGACTCGGCGTCAAGGTTTTCACAATTAATGCAGACCCCTCTCCAATTCCTTGGAGACTTTATGAGCCTACCCCAGACACTATAACGGATCTGAGGAGTGTCACTAGAGAGTTGAAAGCAGATCTAGGTGTAGCCTTCGATGGTGATGCTGATAGAGCTATGTTTGTAGATAGATTTGGAGAGGCTTACTGGGGCGATAGAGATGCTATCCTACTCTCGAAGCATATACTTCTTAATAGAAGGAGTAAGATGCCTAAGAGGGTTGTGACAGCTGTTTCCTCATCTATGCTTGTAGAAGATCTTCTCAAACCATATGGAGTTGAAGTAGTATGGACAAGAGTAGGATCTGTAGTTATTGCTAGAGAACTTCTCAGACTGGGAGGAGGCTTGTGCGGATTTGAAGAGAACACAGGATTCATATATCCAGAGCATCAGTATGTTAGAGATGGAGGAGCTAAAACAGCTCTAATGCTAGAGTACATGGCTTTTGAGAAAAGAGGATTAGACGAGCTTATGTCAGAGCTTCCCAAGACATATGTTATAAAAACCAAGTCTCCGACAAATCCTGCTAAGACCGAGAAGGTGGTTGAAGAGCTTAAGAGAATGTACTCCGGGGAGAGACAGATAACGGTTGACGGAGTCAAGGTTATAGGAAGAGACTACTGGTTTCTAGTGAGAGCTTCAGGTACAGAACCCGTGCTAAGGATAATGATCGAGGCTCTGTCGAGAGAGACTGCTGAGAGAATACTAGGCGAGATAAAATCCGTGGTGGATAGATTATGA
- a CDS encoding DUF354 domain-containing protein gives MKPLVWFDALTPKQLLIGESLRRFLERYGIELLLTARDYDAIKGLSEALRINVILFGGYGEDLYEKLFYEGERISRSAQILSEFRERVLGGVSYPNPVEARVLYGIGRDLIVLSDSPHARHPHRLSLPLASYLVFSECIPIESWKEHLHPGLSLEPYKGFDELSWFEELSEAFSKNFIENLDLEERNYIVLRPEEFKASYYEWGSKKDLWLKICEKILSRGFKAVILPRYKDQREFFERNLRDQISRGLIVIPEPRQAIGPALIRYSAAVLTGGGTMAREAALQGVPGITTFPLRMDVDRCVEKLNLPLRYISEPEEILRFIDLISRDPDAMRVDVREALKDMKSPLPRIHDILKRIRERMGL, from the coding sequence TTGAAGCCTTTAGTATGGTTTGACGCTCTCACACCTAAACAGCTTCTTATAGGAGAATCTCTTAGAAGATTTCTAGAGAGATACGGTATAGAACTTCTACTAACAGCGAGAGATTACGATGCTATAAAAGGTCTTTCAGAGGCTCTGAGGATTAATGTAATTCTCTTCGGAGGCTATGGAGAGGATCTCTATGAAAAGCTTTTCTATGAAGGCGAGAGAATCTCCAGATCTGCTCAAATCCTCTCAGAATTCAGAGAGAGAGTTCTAGGAGGAGTTTCATATCCGAACCCTGTAGAAGCTAGAGTATTATACGGGATCGGCAGAGATCTTATAGTTCTCTCAGACAGTCCTCACGCGAGACATCCTCATAGGCTAAGTCTTCCCCTGGCATCTTATCTAGTCTTCTCAGAGTGCATTCCTATAGAATCTTGGAAAGAACACCTCCATCCAGGATTAAGTTTAGAACCTTACAAAGGTTTTGATGAGCTAAGCTGGTTTGAAGAACTTTCCGAAGCATTTTCAAAGAACTTCATAGAAAATCTAGATCTTGAGGAGAGGAATTATATTGTTCTAAGACCTGAGGAGTTTAAAGCCTCATACTATGAATGGGGTTCTAAGAAAGATCTCTGGCTTAAAATATGTGAGAAGATCTTATCCAGAGGTTTTAAAGCTGTTATACTACCCAGATACAAGGATCAGAGAGAATTCTTCGAGAGAAATCTCAGAGATCAGATCTCTAGAGGTTTAATCGTGATACCAGAACCCAGACAAGCTATAGGACCAGCTCTGATCAGGTATTCTGCCGCTGTTTTAACAGGAGGAGGCACCATGGCTAGAGAAGCAGCTCTACAAGGGGTTCCCGGGATCACAACCTTCCCCCTACGCATGGATGTGGATAGATGTGTTGAGAAGCTTAATCTACCTCTCAGATATATCTCAGAACCTGAAGAGATCCTGAGATTCATAGATCTTATATCAAGAGATCCCGACGCGATGAGAGTAGATGTTAGAGAAGCTTTAAAAGATATGAAATCTCCTCTCCCCAGGATCCATGATATCCTGAAGAGAATTAGAGAGAGAATGGGATTATAG